One Thermoanaerobacter pseudethanolicus ATCC 33223 DNA window includes the following coding sequences:
- the cbiQ gene encoding cobalt ECF transporter T component CbiQ, producing MDNFLEKTILSIQNAFEDMFYSDTIFAKKGIMQSLDTRIKLVSVFILIIIVNFGKTISFMTIFLIYTLLLAYFSKIPLKAYVMRVSAVSIFFTGIVLIPSLFNVVKEGHPLVYFTKNFYITKEGLYSAIIFMMRSFISLSFVYILALSTKWVEILKGLRSFKLPRIFTATLEMALRYIFLLLEIATNMFLARKSRNVRKSDSSEGRKFVASAMANVLIRSQQLSDEVYNAMISRGYNGDYKALTTFKMAFYDYIWIGFNITFLFILWYIHP from the coding sequence ATGGATAACTTTTTAGAAAAGACAATCTTAAGTATACAAAATGCATTTGAAGATATGTTTTATTCTGACACAATTTTTGCTAAGAAAGGTATTATGCAGTCTCTTGATACGAGAATAAAACTCGTCTCCGTTTTTATATTAATCATTATAGTCAATTTTGGAAAGACAATATCTTTTATGACCATATTTCTTATTTATACACTTTTGTTGGCTTATTTTTCTAAAATACCTTTAAAAGCATATGTTATGAGGGTATCAGCAGTCTCAATATTTTTTACAGGTATTGTCCTGATACCTTCACTTTTTAATGTAGTAAAAGAAGGACATCCTTTAGTATATTTCACAAAAAATTTTTACATAACAAAAGAAGGTTTGTATAGTGCCATTATTTTTATGATGAGGTCATTTATATCTTTATCTTTTGTATATATACTAGCACTGTCAACAAAATGGGTAGAAATATTAAAAGGATTGAGGTCTTTTAAGCTTCCCCGCATTTTTACTGCTACACTTGAAATGGCCTTACGTTACATCTTTTTGCTTTTAGAAATTGCTACAAACATGTTTCTCGCAAGAAAAAGCAGAAATGTCAGGAAAAGTGATAGTAGTGAAGGAAGAAAATTTGTCGCTTCTGCTATGGCAAATGTTTTGATAAGGTCTCAACAACTGAGCGATGAAGTTTATAACGCTATGATTTCACGAGGTTATAATGGAGATTACAAAGCACTAACTACTTTTAAAATGGCTTTTTATGATTATATATGGATAGGTTTTAATATAACTTTTTTATTCATCTTGTGGTATATCCACCCATAA
- the cbiM gene encoding cobalt transporter CbiM: protein MHIPEGYISPQTCAVMGAAMVPVISVAAKKVNESFDKKDIPTLAIGSAFAFTIMMFNVPIPGGTTSHAIGATLLAITLGPWAASISLTIALFIQALLFGDGGILALGANSFNIAFIAPFVGYGIYKLMLSLKLNKVISSAIGGYVGINTAALATAIELGLQPLLFHTANGTPLYFPYGLNVAIPAMMFAHLTVAGIVEAIITGLVVYYLQKADEENILYKFSYKLRGDNR from the coding sequence ATGCACATACCTGAAGGCTATATAAGTCCTCAAACCTGCGCTGTTATGGGTGCTGCTATGGTACCAGTCATTTCAGTTGCAGCAAAAAAAGTCAATGAAAGTTTTGACAAAAAAGACATACCTACTTTGGCTATAGGGTCTGCTTTTGCATTTACAATAATGATGTTTAACGTACCAATACCAGGTGGTACAACTTCCCATGCCATTGGTGCAACTCTCCTTGCAATAACTTTAGGGCCGTGGGCAGCAAGTATATCTCTTACTATAGCTTTATTTATACAAGCATTGCTTTTTGGTGACGGAGGAATTTTAGCTTTGGGTGCAAATAGTTTTAATATAGCTTTTATAGCTCCTTTTGTTGGATACGGAATTTATAAACTTATGTTGTCACTTAAGTTAAATAAAGTCATATCATCTGCTATAGGGGGATATGTAGGAATAAATACTGCAGCTCTTGCTACAGCAATAGAACTTGGACTTCAGCCATTGCTTTTTCATACAGCAAATGGAACACCTCTATATTTTCCCTATGGATTAAACGTAGCAATACCTGCAATGATGTTTGCTCATCTTACTGTAGCTGGTATTGTAGAAGCCATCATAACAGGCCTTGTAGTATATTATTTACAAAAAGCGGATGAGGAAAATATACTGTATAAATTTTCATACAAGCTTAGAGGTGATAATAGATGA
- a CDS encoding PDGLE domain-containing protein: MKKFYIAAIVIILLTPLGLLAPGSAWGEWGLDEIKNMIGYVPEGMSRFSEVIKAILPDYSIPGFDVNFFQQALGYIFSAVIGIAAIVLIFAILGRIMGKPQKKNG; this comes from the coding sequence ATGAAAAAATTCTACATTGCAGCTATAGTTATAATACTTCTCACTCCTCTCGGGCTTTTAGCTCCTGGTTCGGCATGGGGAGAATGGGGCTTAGATGAAATTAAGAACATGATAGGATATGTACCTGAGGGAATGAGTAGATTCTCAGAAGTTATAAAAGCAATATTACCCGATTACAGTATACCAGGATTTGATGTTAATTTCTTCCAACAAGCTTTAGGTTATATTTTTTCGGCAGTTATAGGAATTGCAGCTATTGTATTGATATTTGCAATATTAGGGAGGATTATGGGAAAACCCCAGAAGAAAAATGGATAA
- the nikR gene encoding nickel-responsive transcriptional regulator NikR — translation MEEITRFGVSMESKLLYQFDELIKKKNYNNRSEAIRDLIRDFIVENQWEAEDVETIGTITYVFNHEVREISDKLTDMQHKHYQNIISTMHVHLDKHNCLEVMVVKGTSKEITKIADEIISTKGVKHGKLVMTTTGENL, via the coding sequence CTGGAAGAAATAACACGTTTTGGAGTTTCAATGGAATCAAAACTTCTTTATCAATTTGACGAGCTTATAAAGAAAAAAAATTACAACAACAGGTCTGAAGCTATACGAGATTTGATAAGAGATTTTATCGTGGAAAATCAGTGGGAAGCAGAGGATGTAGAAACTATTGGAACAATTACTTATGTTTTTAATCATGAAGTGAGGGAAATAAGTGACAAACTGACAGATATGCAACACAAGCACTATCAAAACATAATCTCAACAATGCACGTACACTTGGATAAGCACAACTGCCTCGAAGTAATGGTAGTAAAAGGCACTTCAAAAGAAATTACAAAAATTGCAGATGAAATTATAAGCACAAAAGGAGTAAAGCATGGAAAACTGGTAATGACAACAACAGGTGAAAATTTGTAA